Proteins found in one Drosophila innubila isolate TH190305 chromosome X, UK_Dinn_1.0, whole genome shotgun sequence genomic segment:
- the LOC117787752 gene encoding sodium/potassium/calcium exchanger 3, whose product MLKNARLLLGVFILFASLITDTQATANNESNFLETSLRYLDEQLLFDLLPRGTCPGEEADAPLDEFPEFFTLEQLRQGWVVLHVFAAIYFFILLAIICNDYFLPTVECICEDLHLSKDVAAATFMATATSMPEFFTNTISTLILDSDMGLGTIIGSLMFNTLGVAGLAALCINKPVQLDWWPIARDCIIYIFNTIVLLVLAWGGSISFVESCIMMGFLVLYYLITFNNNKFMPAIRVFIEDRMNCCFSTRYDLTEPPENSAKAQLPLKKDPLSGDGLFVVNFPENTSSMSSTANLTHSKNWNGEDEDVDQGPDSIFAYPHNASNFYKFWWVFVFPIKLLLRVLIPHPMRHRRLYPLSFIMCIITIGANAYVIVWMLTAFGVAIRVPTIVMGLTFLAAGSTMPEAVSSLISLRNGESGIGVSNSLGANSLAILLSLGVPWFVKNCMNYSSGEKQQVGTQGIEYNIIILILSTIALFIILSCSGYRLTKRVGVALFTVYTVFIVLQILIEMNVFFPLVCSS is encoded by the exons CGAATAATGAAAGCAATTTTCTGGAAACATCGCTCAGATATTTGGATGAACAGCTACTATTCGATTTACTGCCCAGGGGCACGTGTCCCGGCGAAGAGGCCGATGCACCGCTGGATGAATTCCCAGAGTTCTTTACAC TGGAACAGCTACGCCAGGGCTGGGTAGTATTGCACGTCTTTGCCgcaatatatttctttatattgcTGGCGATAATATGCAATGATTATTTTCTGCCCACCGTCGAGTGCATCTGTGAGGATCTTCATCTGTCCAAggatgtggcagctgcaacatttATGGCAACGGCCACCTCAATGCCAGAGTTCTTTACAAATACAATAAGTACGCTTATACTCGATTCGGATATGGGATTGGGCACAATTATTGGATCCCTAATGTTTAATACATTGGGTGTAGCGGGTCTTGCGGCGCTTTGTATTAATAAG CCAGTACAATTGGATTGGTGGCCCATAGCGCGAGATTgtattatctatatatttaatactatCGTTTTGTTGGTACTCGCTTGGGGTGGAAGCATCAGTTTTGTTGAATCCTGCATTATGATGGGCTTCCTGGTGCTCTACTATCTCATCACgttcaacaataacaaatttatgccCGCCATACGCGTCTTTATTGAGGATCGCATGAATTGTTGCTTTTCCACGCGTTACG atCTGACCGAACCCCCAGAGAACAGTGCTAAAGCTCAGTTGCCATTGAAAAAGGATCCTCTGTCGGGTGATGGTCTATTTGTGGTCAACTTTCCGGAGAATACATCTTCCATGTCATCCACAGCAAATTTGACGCATTCAAAGAACT GGAATGGCGAAGATGAGGATGTGGACCAGGGACCAGACAGCATCTTTGCATATCCCCACAATGCAtctaatttctataaattctGGTGGGTCTTTGTATTCCCCATCAAACTGTTACTGCGCGTCCTCATTCCACATCCGATGCGACATCGCCGCTTGTATCCATTATCCTTCATCATGTGCATCATCACAATCGGCGCTAATGCCTATGTGATTGTCTGGATGTTGACGGCCTTTGGTGTCGCCATTCGTGTACCTACGATTGTCATGGGTCTCACATTCCTCGCCGCTGGATCCACAATGCCCGAGGCGGTTTCCAGTCTGATCTCATTACGAAATG GTGAGAGTGGCATTGGAGTGTCCAACTCGTTGGGCGCCAATTCCCTGGCCATCTTGTTATCGCTGGGAGTGCCATGGTTCGTGAAGAACTGTATGAACTACAGCAGCGGGGAGAAGCAACAGGTCGGCACCCAAGGCATCGAGTATAACATTATCATATTGATATTATCGACAATTGCGCTATTTATTATCTTAAGTTGTAGTGGCTATCGATTAACGAAACGTGTGGGCGTGGCCCTATTTACCGTTTACACAGTGTTCATAGTGCTGCAGATATTGATCGAGATGAACGTGTTCTTTCCACTCGTTTGCAGCAGCTAG